The following proteins come from a genomic window of Actinomarinicola tropica:
- a CDS encoding heterodisulfide reductase-related iron-sulfur binding cluster — translation MSTDTEPAEAPAKSRVRPHQIVVGLGVAIALGTIASGIASLVFHFTDDSEVQREVFINIPSGVKLAFYTVVPVLLVYGAVLFSQRMKNWQRGGPDKRATTKKNVGQRLKDFRAGVYMQTLLRDPAAGIMHSLIYFSFLILLAVTATLEINYQAPESLKFLHGDVYRAYALIGDLAGVGLFVGVMWAIVRRYVQRPYRIRIKSKPEHALILGTFLVLAVTGFTTEMFRIALEGMPEYERWSVVGYPLATLVENNANLAGWHQSQWIIHVLAFVVFLAILPVTMLRHMFTSPLNMYLRDKDRPKGAMKPMPNLMETELESFGASTVEDFTWKQLLDTDACTMCGRCTSVCPAHATGKPLDPREIVLKTGEVMAATGDPQVSPPIGVDSEITIGANSLFERITPEEVWACTSCKACDEICPVNIEILDKILDMRRYLSLMESNFPTELGGAYRGMENSGNPWGMSQGERADWAKDLDVPILEPTDAFDHEYLYWVGCAGSFDDKNRKVSQAMAKLLKRADIDFAILGPSEMCTGDPARRSGNEYIFQMLAMQNIEVLGGMGVKKIITQCPHCFNTLMNEYPQLGGHYEVVHHSQFLEWLIDQGKLDMSEAKLEERVVYHDSCYLGRHNDVYMSPRNVIGSLGGVQIVEAERNGTKGMCCGAGGARMFMEETIGTKVNDERSRELISTGAQRVATACPFCYIMIDDGVKGAGAEEDVQVGDIAMHLLEALEAGEAARTPAASASSTDED, via the coding sequence ATGAGCACCGACACCGAACCCGCAGAGGCGCCCGCGAAGTCTCGGGTCCGCCCCCACCAGATCGTCGTCGGCCTCGGCGTCGCGATCGCCCTCGGCACGATCGCCTCCGGCATCGCGTCGTTGGTCTTCCACTTCACCGACGACTCCGAGGTGCAGCGTGAGGTCTTCATCAACATCCCGAGTGGGGTGAAGCTGGCCTTCTACACGGTCGTCCCCGTGCTGCTCGTCTACGGCGCCGTCCTCTTCTCCCAGCGGATGAAGAACTGGCAGCGCGGCGGCCCCGACAAGCGGGCCACCACCAAGAAGAACGTCGGCCAGCGCCTGAAGGACTTCCGCGCCGGCGTCTACATGCAGACGCTGCTGCGCGACCCCGCGGCCGGCATCATGCACTCGCTCATCTACTTCTCGTTCCTCATCCTCCTCGCCGTCACCGCGACGCTCGAGATCAACTACCAGGCCCCCGAGAGCCTGAAGTTCCTCCACGGCGACGTCTACCGCGCCTACGCCCTCATCGGTGACCTCGCCGGCGTCGGGCTCTTCGTCGGCGTGATGTGGGCGATCGTCCGCCGCTACGTGCAGCGGCCGTACCGCATCCGCATCAAGTCGAAGCCCGAGCACGCGCTCATCCTCGGGACCTTCCTCGTCCTCGCCGTCACCGGCTTCACCACCGAGATGTTCCGCATCGCCCTCGAGGGCATGCCCGAGTACGAGCGCTGGTCGGTCGTCGGCTACCCGCTCGCCACGCTCGTGGAGAACAACGCCAACCTGGCCGGCTGGCACCAGTCGCAGTGGATCATCCACGTGCTCGCCTTCGTGGTGTTCCTCGCCATCCTCCCCGTGACGATGCTGCGTCACATGTTCACCTCGCCGCTGAACATGTACCTCCGGGACAAGGACCGCCCCAAGGGCGCGATGAAGCCCATGCCGAACCTCATGGAGACCGAGCTCGAGAGCTTCGGCGCCTCCACGGTCGAGGACTTCACGTGGAAGCAGCTGCTCGACACCGACGCCTGCACGATGTGCGGCCGCTGCACCTCGGTGTGCCCGGCCCACGCCACCGGCAAGCCGCTCGACCCCCGCGAGATCGTGCTGAAGACCGGCGAGGTCATGGCCGCCACCGGCGACCCGCAGGTGTCGCCCCCGATCGGCGTCGACAGCGAGATCACCATCGGCGCCAACTCGCTCTTCGAGCGCATCACGCCCGAAGAGGTCTGGGCCTGCACGTCCTGCAAGGCGTGCGACGAGATCTGCCCGGTGAACATCGAGATCCTCGACAAGATCCTCGACATGCGGCGCTACCTGTCGCTGATGGAGTCGAACTTCCCGACCGAGCTCGGCGGCGCCTACCGCGGCATGGAGAACTCCGGCAACCCGTGGGGCATGAGCCAGGGCGAGCGGGCCGACTGGGCCAAGGACCTCGACGTCCCGATCCTCGAGCCGACCGACGCCTTCGACCACGAGTACCTGTACTGGGTCGGCTGCGCCGGATCGTTCGACGACAAGAACCGCAAGGTCAGCCAGGCCATGGCCAAGCTGCTGAAGCGCGCCGACATCGACTTCGCCATCCTCGGCCCGTCGGAGATGTGCACCGGCGACCCCGCCCGCCGCTCCGGCAACGAGTACATCTTCCAGATGCTCGCCATGCAGAACATCGAGGTGCTCGGTGGCATGGGCGTGAAGAAGATCATCACGCAGTGCCCCCACTGCTTCAACACCCTCATGAACGAGTACCCCCAGCTCGGCGGGCACTACGAGGTCGTGCACCACAGCCAGTTCCTCGAGTGGCTCATCGACCAGGGCAAGCTCGACATGTCGGAGGCCAAGCTCGAGGAGCGGGTCGTCTACCACGACTCCTGCTACCTCGGCCGCCACAACGACGTCTACATGTCGCCCCGCAACGTCATCGGCTCGCTCGGCGGCGTGCAGATCGTCGAGGCCGAGCGCAACGGCACGAAGGGCATGTGCTGCGGCGCCGGTGGCGCCCGCATGTTCATGGAGGAGACGATCGGCACCAAGGTGAACGACGAGCGCTCCAGGGAGCTCATCTCCACCGGTGCGCAGCGCGTCGCCACCGCCTGCCCCTTCTGCTACATCATGATCGACGACGGCGTGAAGGGCGCCGGCGCCGAGGAGGACGTGCAGGTCGGCGACATCGCCATGCACCTCCTCGAGGCGCTGGAGGCCGGCGAGGCCGCACGCACCCCGGCGGCGTCGGCGTCGTCCACCGACGAGGACTGA
- a CDS encoding tyrosine-type recombinase/integrase: protein MGSRSSWGSVRKLPSGRYQARYCVEGQLVAAPTTFRTKRDAEVYLSTVRADIERGHWVDPAARQVSLGEYATRWLDLRPGLRPRTLELYESELRLHILPALGDLELTKITPTTVREWHAGMLRAGTPGRSTVAKCYRLLRAILNTAVADELILRNPCVINGAGTESAPERPIASIPQVFDIAEVIEPRFRAMVLIGAFVGLRLGEMLALTRGRVDLDSGAIRVVEQYQELKDGTWVLGPPKSAAGVRRVAIPELLVPELAVHLDRFAAAGRDGLLFPGTHGQPVRRAAWYRAWGRALATIGIEGMKPHDLRHTGNTLAAMTGASTKELMARFGQSTSRAALIYQHATRDRDQQIADGLNGMIDAHLKQRPARRPDVSG from the coding sequence ATGGGCTCGCGTTCGTCGTGGGGAAGTGTGCGCAAGCTGCCGTCGGGCCGCTATCAGGCCCGCTACTGCGTGGAGGGCCAGCTCGTCGCAGCGCCGACGACCTTCCGCACCAAGAGAGACGCCGAGGTGTACCTGTCGACCGTGCGTGCCGACATTGAGCGGGGTCACTGGGTCGATCCGGCGGCCCGCCAGGTCAGCCTCGGGGAGTACGCGACCCGGTGGCTCGACCTGCGTCCGGGGCTGCGGCCACGAACCTTGGAGCTGTACGAGTCCGAACTGCGGCTACACATCCTGCCCGCTCTCGGCGACCTCGAGCTGACCAAGATCACCCCGACGACGGTCCGGGAGTGGCACGCCGGAATGCTGCGCGCCGGCACTCCCGGCCGCAGCACGGTGGCGAAGTGCTACCGGCTGCTGCGTGCCATCTTGAACACCGCGGTCGCCGACGAGCTGATCTTGCGCAACCCGTGTGTGATCAACGGAGCGGGCACCGAGTCCGCCCCTGAGCGGCCGATCGCGTCCATCCCCCAGGTGTTCGACATCGCCGAGGTGATCGAGCCGCGCTTTCGGGCGATGGTCCTCATCGGCGCGTTCGTCGGGTTGCGCCTTGGCGAGATGCTGGCCCTCACCCGCGGGCGTGTCGACCTGGACTCCGGCGCGATCAGGGTCGTCGAGCAGTACCAGGAGCTGAAGGACGGGACCTGGGTCCTCGGCCCACCCAAGTCCGCGGCCGGGGTTCGCAGGGTCGCGATCCCCGAGCTGCTGGTCCCCGAGCTGGCCGTCCACCTCGACCGGTTCGCAGCGGCGGGCCGGGACGGTCTGCTGTTCCCGGGGACCCACGGCCAACCAGTGCGGCGGGCGGCGTGGTACCGGGCGTGGGGCCGAGCGCTGGCGACGATCGGCATCGAGGGGATGAAGCCCCACGATCTGCGCCACACCGGCAACACGCTCGCGGCGATGACAGGGGCGAGCACCAAAGAGCTGATGGCCAGGTTCGGCCAGTCGACCTCGCGTGCCGCGCTGATCTACCAACACGCCACCCGCGACCGAGACCAACAGATCGCCGACGGCCTCAACGGGATGATCGACGCCCACCTCAAGCAACGACCAGCCCGCCGGCCTGACGTCAGCGGCTGA
- a CDS encoding winged helix-turn-helix domain-containing protein — translation MDVVLVRWPDERDRREELRRSGRPRLLLLEDGSPAPTTVDALEDWIRLPADESDVRARVQALELRAIGTGHVPDVPSLDDDGVLRCNGSWVALPPVECRLTAALLDRWGAVVSRDALSRAGWPDGAPGRNALDVHVLRLRRRLEPLDLVIRTVRSRGYVLEAASDSGQARVSQA, via the coding sequence ATGGATGTCGTGCTCGTGCGGTGGCCGGACGAGCGGGATCGACGCGAGGAGCTCCGTCGGTCGGGCCGGCCCCGTCTACTTCTGCTGGAGGACGGATCACCCGCGCCGACGACGGTCGACGCGCTCGAGGACTGGATCCGCCTCCCGGCCGACGAGTCCGACGTCCGAGCCCGCGTGCAGGCCCTCGAGCTGCGAGCGATCGGGACGGGCCACGTGCCGGACGTCCCCTCGCTCGACGACGACGGGGTGCTGCGCTGCAACGGCAGCTGGGTGGCGCTGCCCCCCGTCGAGTGCCGCCTCACCGCCGCGCTGCTCGACCGCTGGGGCGCCGTCGTCAGCCGCGACGCGCTGTCACGCGCCGGCTGGCCGGACGGTGCCCCGGGTCGCAACGCGCTCGACGTCCACGTGCTGCGGTTGCGCCGTCGCCTGGAGCCCCTCGACCTCGTGATCCGCACCGTCCGCTCCCGCGGCTACGTGCTGGAGGCGGCGTCAGATTCGGGTCAGGCAAGGGTGAGCCAGGCGTAA
- a CDS encoding ammonium transporter, which translates to MRKKVLTGAGVVGAATLLTATPALAQDELTADSVQVALDNVWILVAAVLVIFMQAGFALVEAGLTRAKNVSNIMMKNLMDFCAGVLAFGAVGFAFAYGPGNDFIGTEGFFLNPNTFTEGYFGTLTLSTSFIFQVAFAATAATIVSGAMAERTKFKSYFIYSFVLTAVIYPIVVHWTWGGGWLAQRATPFTDFAGSTIVHSVGGWAALMGAIILGPRIGKYGEDGKPRAIPGHSIPFAIVGVFILTVGWFGFNPGSVLAADPAVGAVAVTTVLSAAAGGVVAMITIWLVSGKPDVAMAGNGVLAGLVGITAGTGDLSNWGAIITGVVAGALVVGSVLFFDRVRVDDPVGAISVHGVCGAWGTLAVGLLATDGGLLYGDGADLLVTQLIGVVAVFVFVTVTAGALFMAIKATVGLRVEAEEEIAGLDVLEHGAPGYGPDILAGSSAVGH; encoded by the coding sequence ATGCGCAAGAAGGTGCTCACAGGAGCGGGGGTGGTGGGGGCGGCGACGCTGCTGACCGCGACCCCCGCGCTGGCTCAGGACGAGCTCACCGCCGACAGCGTCCAGGTGGCGTTGGACAACGTCTGGATCCTGGTGGCGGCGGTGCTCGTCATCTTCATGCAGGCGGGCTTCGCCCTCGTGGAGGCAGGGCTCACCCGGGCCAAGAACGTCTCCAACATCATGATGAAGAACCTGATGGACTTCTGCGCCGGCGTGCTGGCGTTCGGTGCCGTCGGGTTCGCCTTCGCCTACGGGCCGGGCAACGACTTCATCGGGACCGAGGGCTTCTTCCTCAACCCGAACACCTTCACCGAGGGCTACTTCGGGACCCTGACCCTGTCGACGTCGTTCATCTTCCAGGTGGCGTTCGCGGCGACGGCGGCCACGATCGTGTCCGGAGCGATGGCCGAGCGCACGAAGTTCAAGAGCTACTTCATCTACAGCTTCGTGCTCACGGCGGTCATCTACCCGATCGTCGTCCACTGGACCTGGGGCGGCGGCTGGCTCGCCCAGCGGGCCACGCCGTTCACCGACTTCGCCGGTTCGACGATCGTCCACTCCGTCGGCGGCTGGGCCGCCCTGATGGGTGCGATCATCCTCGGCCCCCGCATCGGCAAGTACGGCGAGGACGGCAAGCCCCGGGCCATCCCGGGCCACTCCATCCCGTTCGCCATCGTCGGCGTGTTCATCCTCACGGTCGGCTGGTTCGGCTTCAACCCCGGGTCGGTGCTCGCCGCTGACCCCGCCGTCGGGGCCGTCGCGGTCACCACCGTGCTCTCGGCTGCGGCCGGTGGCGTCGTCGCCATGATCACCATCTGGCTGGTGTCCGGGAAGCCGGACGTGGCGATGGCCGGCAACGGCGTGCTCGCCGGCCTGGTCGGCATCACCGCCGGCACCGGCGACCTGTCCAACTGGGGTGCCATCATCACCGGTGTCGTCGCCGGCGCCCTCGTGGTCGGCTCGGTGCTCTTCTTCGACCGGGTCCGGGTCGACGATCCCGTCGGCGCCATCTCGGTGCACGGCGTCTGCGGCGCCTGGGGCACCCTGGCCGTCGGCCTCCTCGCCACCGACGGAGGCCTCCTCTACGGCGACGGTGCCGACCTGCTCGTCACCCAGCTCATCGGCGTGGTGGCCGTGTTCGTCTTCGTCACCGTGACCGCCGGTGCGCTCTTCATGGCCATCAAGGCCACCGTGGGCCTCCGTGTGGAGGCCGAGGAGGAGATCGCCGGGCTCGACGTCCTCGAGCACGGAGCGCCCGGCTACGGCCCCGACATCCTCGCCGGCTCGAGCGCCGTCGGGCACTGA
- a CDS encoding P-II family nitrogen regulator, whose product MQLITAIIKPHALDEVKDALRSAGVQGLTVSEVKGFGRQGGHTETYRGAEYKIDFVPKVKIEIVVDEPDVDGVVTAIAEAARTDKIGDGKIWTTSVGSMVRIRTGEMGIDAI is encoded by the coding sequence ATGCAGCTCATCACCGCCATCATCAAGCCCCACGCCCTCGACGAGGTGAAGGACGCGCTCCGCTCCGCCGGGGTGCAGGGCCTCACCGTGAGCGAGGTCAAGGGCTTCGGCCGCCAGGGCGGCCACACCGAGACCTACCGAGGCGCGGAGTACAAGATCGACTTCGTGCCCAAGGTGAAGATCGAGATCGTGGTCGACGAACCCGACGTCGACGGGGTCGTCACGGCGATCGCCGAGGCCGCCCGCACCGACAAGATCGGTGACGGCAAGATCTGGACCACCTCGGTCGGGTCCATGGTGCGGATCCGCACCGGTGAGATGGGGATCGACGCCATCTAG
- a CDS encoding ACT domain-containing protein — protein sequence MPGETDLATMLAALRIERRAEPVTVVHLTEPVALDDGVLAVIQEGEGTTAVVTIAAAERRGWPVAFRAAWLTVAVHSALEAVGLTAALAAALAREDIPCNVLAAYHHDHLLVPLDRADDAIRCLESLRG from the coding sequence GTGCCCGGAGAGACCGACCTTGCGACGATGCTCGCCGCGCTGCGCATCGAGCGCCGCGCCGAGCCGGTGACCGTCGTCCACCTGACCGAACCGGTCGCCCTCGACGACGGGGTGCTGGCGGTCATCCAGGAGGGCGAGGGCACGACGGCGGTCGTGACGATCGCCGCCGCCGAGCGCCGCGGGTGGCCCGTCGCCTTCCGTGCGGCCTGGCTGACGGTCGCCGTGCACAGCGCCCTCGAGGCCGTCGGCCTCACCGCGGCGCTGGCGGCCGCCCTGGCGCGGGAGGACATCCCCTGCAACGTCCTCGCCGCGTACCACCACGACCACCTGCTCGTCCCCCTGGACCGGGCCGACGACGCGATCCGGTGCCTGGAGTCCTTGAGGGGTTGA
- the dcd gene encoding dCTP deaminase, producing the protein MILSDRTIREELDAGRIVIDPFDPQCVQPSSVDLHLDRYFRVFRNHTMGHIDVKKNLEELTELVEADDDDPFILHPGEFVLGSTSERIALPADLVARLEGKSSLGRLGLLIHSTAGFVDAGWDGQLTLELSNVANLPITLYPGMKIGQISFLRMTSEADVPYGSGALGSKYQNQVGPRPSRYWENFEKD; encoded by the coding sequence ATGATCCTCTCCGATCGCACCATCCGCGAAGAGCTCGACGCCGGTCGCATCGTGATCGACCCGTTCGATCCGCAGTGCGTGCAGCCCTCGTCGGTCGACCTGCACCTCGACCGCTACTTCCGGGTCTTCCGGAACCACACGATGGGCCACATCGACGTGAAGAAGAACCTCGAGGAGCTCACCGAGCTGGTCGAGGCGGACGACGACGATCCGTTCATCCTCCACCCGGGTGAGTTCGTCCTCGGGTCGACCTCCGAGCGCATCGCCCTGCCGGCCGACCTCGTCGCTCGCCTGGAGGGCAAGTCGAGCCTCGGGCGGCTCGGCCTCCTGATCCACTCCACCGCGGGGTTCGTCGACGCCGGGTGGGACGGCCAGCTCACCCTCGAGCTGTCGAACGTGGCCAACCTGCCGATCACGCTCTACCCGGGCATGAAGATCGGCCAGATCTCCTTCCTGCGGATGACCAGCGAGGCCGACGTGCCCTACGGCAGCGGCGCCCTCGGCTCGAAGTACCAGAACCAGGTCGGCCCCCGGCCGAGCCGCTACTGGGAGAACTTCGAGAAGGACTGA